Part of the Allofrancisella frigidaquae genome is shown below.
CATGAAAAAAAATATAGATGTCGCCTTTATATTAAAATCAGACATGGATATTGAGGTTGCTACTAAGATTATTAAGCATGCTTGGTTAAATGGTATTTGTATTATAGTTTTTCCACCAAATTCTAATAGTAAGAAATTAGAGCAAGAACTAAAAAAATATATAACCAATTACATGTATATAGATAAAGCAGATTTTGAAGATAGTTCATCAGGTATAGGTTATCACTGGCAAGAAAATGATGTTGCTTTTATATTATATTC
Proteins encoded:
- a CDS encoding AMP-binding protein; the encoded protein is MKKNIDVAFILKSDMDIEVATKIIKHAWLNGICIIVFPPNSNSKKLEQELKKYITNYMYIDKADFEDSSSGIGYHWQENDVAFILYSSGSTGKPKAICHSYAIALT